In Luteimonas viscosa, the genomic window TGGCCAGCACCCAGGGCCCGTGGCAGATCGCGGCCACCGGCTTGCCGGCCTTGAAGAACTCGCGGGTGAAGGCGAGCGCCTTTTCGTCGATGCGCAGCGTATCGGGATTGAACAGTCCGCCCGGGATCACCAGCGCGTCGTACCGACCGGCCTCGGCGTCGGACAGCTTCACGTCCACCGCGACCTGTTCGCCCTTCTCGAAGTGCTTGAACCCCTGCACCTTCCCGGCCTCGGGCGAGACGACGTCGACGGTCGCGTCGTGCTCCTTCAGCGCGCGCATCGGTTCGAGCAGTTCGGACTGTTCGAAACCATCGGCGGCGAGGATGGCGACGCGCTTTCCGGTGAGATGACTCATGTTCGTGCTCCGTTGGGGGATGGAACCCGAAAGGCTAGTCGCCAGGGCGCTCACGCGACGCGAAGGAAGCGTGCACGACAGGTCAACGCGCCGGCGCGGATCGCGGATGCGCGCGGCGGCCGCTGGAACGCGGACCGCCGCCGCACCCGCGTGCTGCCGTGTCAGAACCTCCAGCCCACGCGCGCGTAGTAGAAGCCGCCGTTGAATCCGTAGGGCGAATGCACCGGATAGGCCGCGCCGGCGATTCCGCCCCAGGGGTTGTCGTCCGGGGTCTCGTCGAACAGGTTCTGCGCGCCGACGTTCAGGTACACGCCGTTGGCGAACTTCCAGCCGACCTCGGCATCGACGATCACGGCGCTGTCCCCGTCGATCGGCAGCCCGCCGTCCTCGGCGCTGATCACGCCGCTGTCGAGGTGGTCCTCGAACCAGGCGCCGTAGTAGCTCAGACGCAGGTTGGCGTGGAACACCTCGCGCTGGTGCAGCACGCTGAAGTAGCCCTTGGTGGTGGGCAGCGATTCCTCGATCTTGTACACCCGCGCCTCGTCGATGAAGTCCGGGTTGTAGCGGTCGACCTCTGTGCGGTTCCAGTTGGCGGCCAGGGAGAAGGTCGTGGCCGCGCCGAACAGTTCGCTCTGGTAGCTGGTCACCACGTCCAGGCCGGTGGTGGTGGTGTCGAAGGCGTTGCCGAAGTAGGTCACCTCGCTCAGCGAGGCGGCTTCGGGCGCGCCCGATTCCACCAGCTGCTCGCGCTCCTCGTCGGTGAGGGCGAAGTAGCGGCTCAGCGCGATCCGGTCCTCGGTGCGGATGCGGTAGGCGTCGGCGGTGAACAGCCAGGGCCCGCTGTCGAAGACCAGGCCCAGGGAGAGGTTGGTCGATTCCTCCGGCGCCAGCGGTTGCGCGCCCTTGAGCTGGGCGATGATGTTGGTCGGCGGCAGGGTGGCGACGTCGCGCAGCTCGGTGCCGACGAAGGCGGTGGTGATCTGGCTGACGTTGGCCTGGCCCGGCGTGGGCGCGCGGAAGCCGGTGCTGGCCGCGGCACGCAGGGCGAACACGTCGCTGACGTCGTAGCGCGCGGTGAGCTTGCCGTTGGTGGTGGTGCCGAAATCGTCGAAGTCCTCGTAGCGCAGCGCCGCGGCAAGCAGGAAGCGGTCGGTGAGCATCGCCTCGAGGTCGACATAGGCGGCCCAGTTGCTGCGGCTCCAGGTGCCGGCGGTGCGCGGACTGAAACCGTTGAAGCCGTTGGAACCGATCGCGAAGCCCTGCTCGGTCAGCGGGCCGATGGCGGTCGAAGGCGCGTCGCCGGCGCGGGTCTCGAACTCCTCCTCGCGCCACTCCAGGCCGGCGGCCAGCCGCAACGGCTCGCTGGTGAAGCCGGTAGCGATGTCCTTGCCGATGTCGAAGTTGAGGCCGGTTTCGGTCTGGACGTTGCCGCCGGGACGGAAGAAGTAGCCGGCGGGCTGGTCCGGGCCGAGCGAGGCGTTGACCGAGTTGTAGATGTAGAAGTCGATCTCGTTCCTGCCATAGGTCGCGCTCACGTCCCACGACCAGCCATCGCCCCACATGCCGCGCAGCCCACCCACCACCGACATGTCCTCGAGTTCACCGCCGAAGCGCGGGGTGAAGCCGCCGGGGAACAGCGACAGGAACGAGAAACAGTCGCCCGGCAAGGCCCCCACCGCCGCGCTCACTGCGGTGTACGGCACCAGGTTGCCGTCGGGATCGCGCAGGGCGATGGTCGGGCAGGTCGCGCCGCTCGGCGATCCGACCAGCAGCGTCTGCCCGCCGTCGTTGGTGTAGACGCCGGAGCGGCCGGTCGGGCTGCGGTAGTAGAAGCCACCATCGATCTCGCGCTGCGCGTAGTTGCCGAACAGGTAGGCCTCGACGCTCTCGCCGGTGATCCCGAGGTTGGCGACGAACTTGGCGTCCTCCTTGACCTCGGGCGAGCCCCAGATCTGCGCCGGCACCGGCACGCCCGGGTAGCCCGCGGCGATCGCCTCGGCCGCATCGTCGCGCTGCACGCTGCGCGAGGTGGGATCGGCCTGGCGCCATTCCGCGGTGAGCGTGGCGAAGCCGCTGGCCGTCAGCGGCAGGCCGATCTGCGCGCTGTAGACCTGCGAGAAGCCGTCGCCCTCGTAGTACTCGCCGGCGAACGCCTCCACCGCACCGCCCTCGTCGAGACGCTTGAGGCTGAAATTGAGCACGCCGGCGATCGCGTCGGATCCGTACTGCGCCGCCGCGCCATCGCGCAGCACCTCGACCTGCTCCAGCGCCAGCGGGGGGAAGACCGAGATGTCCGGCCCCTGCGAGCCATCGGAAAGGCCGTGCCCGAGGAAGGTGATCACCGCCGAGCGGTGGAAGCGCTTGCCGTTGACCAGCACCAGGGTGTTGTCGGGCGGCAGGCCGCGCAGGTTGGCCGGACGCACCAGGCTTGCGGCATCGTCGATCGGAATGGTGCTGACGTTGAACGAGGGCACCACCACGCGCAGCTGGTCGAGCGCGTCGGTCGCGCCCTGGTTGCGGAATTCCTCGCCGCCGATGATGTCGATCGGCACGGCCGAGGACGAGACCGTGCGCGGCTTGTTGCGCGAGCCCAGCACCGAGACGGTGTCGAGCGTGGTCGCTTCGGATCCGGCGGCGCCCTCGTCCGGCGGCGGCGGAGTCTGCGCCAGGGCGGTGCCGCCGGCGGCCAGGGTGGCGAGAACCAGGGCCGACCGGACTGCGGCGGCGAGAACGGTGGTCGGAATACGCGGCTTGCACTCTCCTGCGAGCATCATGGGCAGTGTCCTTGAGCGTGTGTGGCGTCCCTGCCCCCCCGACCGGGACGGGAGGCCACGACGGCCTCCGGCTCAAGCATTAACGAGATTGCAACATTCCGATGCGGTGGGCATCACGCTTCCACCGGACGCTCCGGGTCCATATCGTCTGGTTCTCTGTCTGCCCCTGGCCTGGCTGCTGAAATGGGCGGCCACTGCGACGGCCAATCAGGAGGGTGTGCCGTGCGGTCAGGCCGGCGCTAGGCGCCCGCCTACGCCGGACCCGCCAGCCGCTTCTGCACGTCCTCGCGCAACTGCGCCAGCTCCACCTCGGCCTGCCGGCGCTGCTGCATGCCCTCGCGGTGGATGTTGCGGACTTCCTCGACCGTCTGGATCAGCTGCTCGTGCACGTGCCGCAGGGTCGCGACGTCAATCACCGCGCGCTGGTTGGCCTTGGCGGTCTCGACCGACGTCTGCCGCATCAGGTCCGCGTTCCTGCGCATGATCTCGTTGGTGGCATCGTCGATGGCGTTGGACAGTTCCACCGCGTTCTTCTGTTCGTCGAGCGAGAGCTGGATCGCGAACTGGCGCTTCCACGACGGGATGGTGATGTTGCGCACCGCGTTGAACTTCTCGATCAGCTGGATCGCATTGGCCTGGATGATGCGGATCATCGGCAGCGACTGGTCGGCCGCGTGCTGCATCACGGCCAGGTCGCCGACGCGCTTGTCGAGCAGGCGGATCGCGTTCTCGATCTCGGCGCGGCGGGTGCGCGAATCGGGATCCTCGAGGCCGGCGAGCTTCTGCTGCTCCTCCACCAGTTCCGCCAGCCGCAACTTGCCGGCGGCGACGTGCAGCCCGAGCGCACGGCGTTCGTCGAGGACGATGTCGTACATGCGGTCGAACTCGCCCACGCGCTGGCCCTGCGTGCCCTGCTGGCGGGCGACGTCCTGTAGCAGCTGCTCGATCTGCCGGTTGGTGTCGCTGAACTTCTGCACCAGCCCGCCCTTGGACACGCGCAGCCGGTCGATCAGTCCGCCGATCACCGGCAGCTTCGACTTGCCGGCGAAGCTGTCGAGGTTGAGCGAACGCGCGATCCGCACCACTTCACCGAGCTTGTCGCCGGCCGCGTCGAGGTCGCGGTTGCGCACCTGGTCGAGCAACTGGCTGGAGAACGCCGAGGTCTTGCTGGCGGCGTCGCGGCCGAAGACGTGCAGGTTGCCCGGGGTGATGTCCTGCAGCGACTTGCCGATCTCGGCGATCGCGCCGCGGTCGGCTTCGACCAGGCCCAGGCCCTTGAGCGTGGATTCGTCGAGCACGGCGGAGGCGGGCACGAGGGCGCCGGCGGAGGGATCCTGGTTCATGCGTCTACTCCCGTGCTTGCGGTGGTGCGGGTTGGGGATCGAGTGTACCGGCCATCGCCGCGACTTCGGACTCGATGGCGGCCTGGGCGTCGGCCGCCGCGAGCGCGCGGCGGCCGCCGGCGAGCGCGGCGTCGCCCAGTGCGTGCTGCCGCCAGGCGGGCAGCAGCACGTCCCGGATGCGCTGGTAGCGCGCCAGCAGCTCGAGGGACTGGTCGCGCAACAGCGCGAGCTGGTCGGCGCCGATGGACCAGGACGCCTGCACGGTGTCCAGCTGCTGCAGGCGTTGCTGCAGGCGCTGTCGCGGAGAGGCCACGATGCCCTGCGTCGCGCCGGCGTCCGGATGCGCGTCGAGCCATCCGCGCGCGGTCGCGATGGTGGCGTCGATGCGGGCGACCGCCTGGCGCACCTCGGACTGCAGCGCCTTCTGCATGACCACGCGGTTGCGCAGCGCGCCCGCCTCCCGGTCGGCCTGCGCAAGCAGCACGCCGAGGCGGTCGCGCAGCTGCGCGGCTTCCGTTTCGGCATGCACGTCACGCCCCATCAGGCGCCCGATCAGGCCGATGCCGCGACGCGACGCGCGCGGATCGTCCGCGAGCATCGCCCGCCGCAGTTCTTCCAGACGCATCACCAGCGCTGCCGCGGGCGCATGGTCGAGCGCATCGGCCAGGCGCGCTTCCAGCGCCTGGTCCAGCGCGGCGGCGCCATAGCCGACCACGGCCAGCGCATCTTCCAGGTCGACCGGCGGCGCGTCTGCGCTCACGAGGCGTCCGGCTTGCCGTCGGCGCGGAAGCGCAGCTGGCGCAACAGCTCCTCGAGTTCGATCTCCTGCGCGCTCTTCGCCCGCGGACGCCTGCCCACCGGCACCGGCGCTTCGGCGAGCTTCGCGCGCAGCAGGTCCAGGATCCGCACCAGCGCCGAGTTGAGCTGGGCCTGGTGTTCCTGTCCCTGCGAGAGATGGACCAGCACCGGTTCGAACGCGCCGCGCATGGCATCGGGCAGCGCCTGCAGCCATTGGCCCGCGTCGACGCCGTCCGCGTCGGCGCGGCGGCGGACCGCGATACCCTCGCGCAGCGAAGCCAGCAACTGCTCCCACGGCACCTCCGGCGCCGTCTGCGGCGGCGCATGGGCAGGCGCGTCCCGCAACGCCGACAGCCCCTCGGCGATGTCGGCCAGCTGTGCCACCACGCGCGCACCGGTGTCGGCATCCTCGCCGCCCATCGCCTTGTTGCGCAGGAAGTCGCGCTTGATCGCCGCCCAGCGCGCCGCCTGCGCCTCGTCCAGGGTGCCGCGCAGTTCCGCGAGCTTGAGCAGGTTCTCCTCGGCGCCGGTGGTCAGCAGTTGCGCCTCGCCGACATAGTGGTCTGCGATCAGCTGCTGCAGCTCGGCGGCGTTCATCACCGGCGAGATCTTCTCCGCCAGCTTGTTCATGTTGCGGTAGCTGCCCTGCAGCCGGAACGGTGGCTCGCTGCGGTAGCGATCGGCCTGCGCCGCGCTGGCGATGTATTGCTGGTTGACCTGGTAGACCACGTCGCGCACCTGCATCAGCCGCTGTAGGGTGGCCACGATCTCGTTGACCTCGGCGCCGCTGTAGGCGTGGCCGAGCGTGCTGGTCGACACCTCCTTGCCCAGCGCCCTGTCGACCAGCAGGTAGAGGTCGCCCAGGTCGCGGGTGGCCAGCGGCGCCAGCACCGGGTTCGAGGTCAGGCTGTTCTCGATGTAGCTCAGGCGGAAGGCCTCCTCCATGCCGCCGAGCACGTCGCCGAGGTTGTAGATGTCGGCGCGGTTGGCGAGCATGTCGGGGATCTTGAACACCTCGCCCGACTCGGTGTACGGATTGCCGGCCATGACCACGCAGAACTTCTTCCCGCGCATGTCGTAGGTCTTCGTGCGCCCCCTCCACACGCCTTCGATGCGCCGGGTGCCGTCGCACAGCGAGATGAACTTCTGCAGGAACTCCGGGTGGGTGTGCTGGATGTCGTCGACATACAGCATGGTGTTGCTGCCCATCTCCAGCGCCAGGTTGAGCTTTTCCAGCTCCTGGCGCGAGGTCGCGTCGGGCGCCTGCGCGGGATCGAGCGATCGCACCGCGTGGCCGAGCGCGGGACCATTGATCTTCATGAAGACCAGCCCGAGCCGGCTGGCGACGTATTCCATCAGCGTCGTCTTTCCGTAGCCGGGCGGGGAAATCATCATCAGCAGGCCCATCAGGTCGCTGCGCTTGTCTTCGCCCACCGTGCCCATCTGCTTGGCGAGGTTGTCGCCGATCACCGGCAGATAGACCTCGTTGATCAACCGGTTGCGCACGAACGAGCTCAGCGGCCGCGCCCGGAATTCCGACAGCCGCAGCGCCTCGCGCTCGCGCGTGGCGATCGCGTGGCGCACGGCCTGGTAGCGTTCGAAGCCGGGCACGAACGTCTCGCGGTGCGCCCGCCAGCGGGCGAGGAACCCGTCGATCGACACGGTCTGCACGCCGCCCTCGACGAGGGGATGCTCGCCCAGCAGGCCATCGACCTTCGCGACCAGGATCGCGTCGACGACGCGGTGGCGCAGTTCGTGCCCGGCCAGCTTCAACGCGATCGCCTCCGGCACGTAGCCCGACAGGGCGGCGAGTGCCGGATCGCGCACCATCGCCTGCAGCCATTGCGCGACCAGCGCCCATTGCGCGGCGGGACGCCCGGCCTGCTGCCGCAGCGACCGCTCGAATCCTTCCGCCATGCCAGCCGACTGCAGCTGTTCGTCCAGCGCGCCGAGCAGACTGCGCGCGTAATGGCTGAAGGCGAAGGTCGGCTCGCCCTCGCGCAGTTCGGCGAGCAGGTAGTCGGCGCCGGCCTGCCCCGATGCGCCGGCGAGCGGCAAGCCGGCTTCCGCGACGAAGGCATCGAGCGCCGCGGCGATCTCGCCGCGCAACGCGTCCAGCCCGTCGCGCGTGCCGAAGATCCTGCGCACGGCTTCGGCGCCGACGGTGCGCTCCGGCCACTGCAGCGCGTCCTCGTGCCCGCGGTGCCGCTGCCAGAACA contains:
- a CDS encoding TonB-dependent receptor plug domain-containing protein — translated: MMLAGECKPRIPTTVLAAAVRSALVLATLAAGGTALAQTPPPPDEGAAGSEATTLDTVSVLGSRNKPRTVSSSAVPIDIIGGEEFRNQGATDALDQLRVVVPSFNVSTIPIDDAASLVRPANLRGLPPDNTLVLVNGKRFHRSAVITFLGHGLSDGSQGPDISVFPPLALEQVEVLRDGAAAQYGSDAIAGVLNFSLKRLDEGGAVEAFAGEYYEGDGFSQVYSAQIGLPLTASGFATLTAEWRQADPTSRSVQRDDAAEAIAAGYPGVPVPAQIWGSPEVKEDAKFVANLGITGESVEAYLFGNYAQREIDGGFYYRSPTGRSGVYTNDGGQTLLVGSPSGATCPTIALRDPDGNLVPYTAVSAAVGALPGDCFSFLSLFPGGFTPRFGGELEDMSVVGGLRGMWGDGWSWDVSATYGRNEIDFYIYNSVNASLGPDQPAGYFFRPGGNVQTETGLNFDIGKDIATGFTSEPLRLAAGLEWREEEFETRAGDAPSTAIGPLTEQGFAIGSNGFNGFSPRTAGTWSRSNWAAYVDLEAMLTDRFLLAAALRYEDFDDFGTTTNGKLTARYDVSDVFALRAAASTGFRAPTPGQANVSQITTAFVGTELRDVATLPPTNIIAQLKGAQPLAPEESTNLSLGLVFDSGPWLFTADAYRIRTEDRIALSRYFALTDEEREQLVESGAPEAASLSEVTYFGNAFDTTTTGLDVVTSYQSELFGAATTFSLAANWNRTEVDRYNPDFIDEARVYKIEESLPTTKGYFSVLHQREVFHANLRLSYYGAWFEDHLDSGVISAEDGGLPIDGDSAVIVDAEVGWKFANGVYLNVGAQNLFDETPDDNPWGGIAGAAYPVHSPYGFNGGFYYARVGWRF
- a CDS encoding type 1 glutamine amidotransferase domain-containing protein; this encodes MSHLTGKRVAILAADGFEQSELLEPMRALKEHDATVDVVSPEAGKVQGFKHFEKGEQVAVDVKLSDAEAGRYDALVIPGGLFNPDTLRIDEKALAFTREFFKAGKPVAAICHGPWVLANAGVLEGRTVTSVPNIRKDLENAGAKWTDEEVVVDQGLVTSRTPDDLPAFCAKLIEEIDEGKHRGQQRSAA
- a CDS encoding toxic anion resistance protein, yielding MNQDPSAGALVPASAVLDESTLKGLGLVEADRGAIAEIGKSLQDITPGNLHVFGRDAASKTSAFSSQLLDQVRNRDLDAAGDKLGEVVRIARSLNLDSFAGKSKLPVIGGLIDRLRVSKGGLVQKFSDTNRQIEQLLQDVARQQGTQGQRVGEFDRMYDIVLDERRALGLHVAAGKLRLAELVEEQQKLAGLEDPDSRTRRAEIENAIRLLDKRVGDLAVMQHAADQSLPMIRIIQANAIQLIEKFNAVRNITIPSWKRQFAIQLSLDEQKNAVELSNAIDDATNEIMRRNADLMRQTSVETAKANQRAVIDVATLRHVHEQLIQTVEEVRNIHREGMQQRRQAEVELAQLREDVQKRLAGPA